Genomic window (Juglans microcarpa x Juglans regia isolate MS1-56 chromosome 2S, Jm3101_v1.0, whole genome shotgun sequence):
atttcttttcctctttcttttcttccttcttctcttctttcttctcttccttcttctcttctttcttttcttctttcttctcttccttcttctcttctttcttctcttctttagCCGGCCCAACTGATACTATGTCCACTTTCCCTActttcttcaacttcttcacCACTGCCACTGTATCCATTAGCCCTATGACCGTTAACTTCTGATCCTTCATATCTGCCGCAATCGAATCAACCCCTGTTGGTACGAAAATTACCCAAGAAATGAATTGTTTGATTCAAGAAAATGTAAAAGCAATCAAATAATTCTGCGTGTATTCTTAAAGAGGTACGA
Coding sequences:
- the LOC121252919 gene encoding heavy metal-associated isoprenylated plant protein 39-like isoform X1 — encoded protein: MAQQKVVLKVMTMTDDKTKKKAIEAAADIFGVDSIAADMKDQKLTVIGLMDTVAVVKKLKKVGKVDIVSVGPAKEEKKEEKKEEKKEEKKEEKKEEKKEEKKEEKKEEKK
- the LOC121252919 gene encoding heavy metal-associated isoprenylated plant protein 39-like isoform X2, which codes for MAQKVVLKVMTMTDDKTKKKAIEAAADIFGVDSIAADMKDQKLTVIGLMDTVAVVKKLKKVGKVDIVSVGPAKEEKKEEKKEEKKEEKKEEKKEEKKEEKKEEKKEEKK